In Capsicum annuum cultivar UCD-10X-F1 chromosome 7, UCD10Xv1.1, whole genome shotgun sequence, one genomic interval encodes:
- the LOC124900008 gene encoding uncharacterized protein LOC124900008, which translates to MEGGYLSYMMTRNPYCWTIEHQKDLLENEDQNLPEDNFFVLCRIRKLYLHYYVMEDGNWRFYNCTHFDYHAGRRFYFGIEEHDTWSKILDQIIQCLHVPLMYRVDMAQDIEDKLLLILQENERSRRIPIIIDIIHRIPQIISNPCQDYHEEANKDEVGLIELEIAMNFLALEETRVFVPTIPASRDAVEALEKGKVETMNGEENFCETCMICLDNLFTEGVVELASMPCRHLFHGDCIVQWLDKNHVCPLCRSKMPVDKK; encoded by the coding sequence ATGGAGGGTGGATACTTGAGTTATATGATGACTAGGAATCCTTATTGCTGGACAATCGAGCATCAAAAGGATCTCCTCGAGAATGAAGATCAAAATTTGCCAGAGGACAATTTTTTTGTTCTATGTCGAATTCGAAAATTGTACCTTCATTACTATGTCATGGAGGATGGTAATTGGAGATTCTATAATTGTACACATTTTGATTATCATGCTGGAAGAAGGTTTTATTTTGGCATCGAAGAACATGACACATGGTCCAAGATATTAGATCAAATTATTCAATGTTTACATGTTCCTCTCATGTATCGAGTAGATATGGCACAAGACATTGAAGATAAGTTGTTGCTGATCCTTCAAGAAAATGAAAGATCAAGGAGAATCCCAATTATCATCGACATAATCCATCGTATTCCTCAAATAATTTCAAATCCTTGTCAAGATTATCATGAGGAAGCTAATAAGGATGAGGTTGGGTTGATAGAGCTGGAAATTGCGATGAATTTTTTGGCCTTGGAAGAGACACGTGTGTTTGTTCCTACAATTCCAGCATCGAGGGATGCTGTTGAAGCACTTGAGAAGGGGAAAGTTGAGACAATGAATGGTGAAGAGAATTTTTGTGAAACTTGTATGATATGTTTAGATAATTTGTTTACAGAGGGAGTTGTTGAACTTGCTAGCATGCCATGCAGGCATCTTTTTCATGGAGATTGTATTGTTCAATGGCTTGACAAAAATCATGTTTGTCCCTTGTGTCGTTCTAAGATGCCTGTTGACAAAAAATAA